Genomic window (Candidatus Auribacterota bacterium):
TTGGAGTGAGACTCTCCGCGGTATCATAGAAATGAATAGAGAGCAGTTCGATATCTCAATTCCTGGGGTACGGGTCACGCTGGCGTTTCTCCTGCTGATAATTCCGGGAGCGGCACTGCTCTGGCCGCCGGGGGGCGCATTAAGGATTGCGCGGCTCTTTGCGCGCGGTCTTGATCTGGTGCTCATCACCATTGTCTGCTATACCGCCGCGCTGGCGCATGCGCTGGCTGATACTCAGCCAAACTACGAGATTCGCTACGTCGCACCGTTGACGCCTTTGCTATGGATCACCGCGATTGTCGTAATCGCGCGTGGATGGAACTGCCTCACGCAAAGGGGAATGCGGCGGCTGGCGAGTGCCGGTATTGCATTGAGCCTGATACTGATCATTATCGGCGAAACAGAGAGGAGCTGGAGATTGCTGCCGCACCATGCGCCGAGCGGCGACTACGGCTTCGAGAGCGGAGCATGTCAGTGGGTTGTAGCACACAACAGGAAGGGTTCTCTCGTCGTCACCAACACCCCCTGTATGTTGGCTTTTTTCAGCGGCATCCACACAGTAGGTTTGCCGTTGAGGCACCCGTGGCTCGCCTTCGAAAAGGTCCCTAACGATCTGGAACGAGTCCTCCCCGAGAAAATGAAGGAGATCGGTGCCGAGTACCTGCTTCTGTTCAGAGCGATAGACGGTTTGCCGAGGGAGGAATGGAGTGGAGTGGAGAACGGACTGCCGGAGGATGTCTGGGGTAGATTCATCTCCGATCTCTCTCGTCCGTTGGCGGGCGAGAAGGTAAAAGGCTTTTTCGTCAAGGTGTACGAGTGCCACGAGGGTGTGGTATACAGGATGACGGAGCGCTGATCGTTCAATGAGGAAAACCACCGTTTCAGCCGCTGGCGCGGTGCTGCTCCTTATACGTAACATTTTCCAATAAGTCAACAGGAGGGGGAGCGCCGTGGAGCGGGTGATTACGAATATTTCCGCCGGGCGTGAGGAGAAACACCGCCTCTTCGTCGACTTGTGCGCGGCTGCGGTTTTCCTCGCCATAGCGATAGTGGCTGCCGCGGCCTGTTGGGGAGGTCGCTACGTGTATCTCCGCGAGGGCGGAGACGAGGCCGGCCAGTGCGCCTTCGCCGCGGCCGCCGACAACCCGGGATCCTTCGCCGGGGATGAGCTGCTCGGCGACCCCGGCAATCGGACTATCTACAACGTCCTCCACATCCACCTGCTGAGATATCTGCGGCGCATTACCGCCGACTACGGCACCGCTCATGCCATGCTCCAGGGACCCGTGGTGTTTCTACAGCTGCTCGGGTTTTATTTGCTCGGCATCGCGCTTTTCCGCAGCCGGTACTGGGCCCTTCTCCTCACCGCGGCGTGCGCGAGCACGTATGAATTCGGCGGCGAGTACTGGGGGATATGGTTCTCACCCCTCCCGAGGAGCCTTTTCCAGGCTTTGCTGCCGTATCTGCTCCTGTGCGCCTGGCGGTGGAGGACGAAGCCCGCGCGATGGCCTCTGCTTATGGTGATGGCGGGATTCTCCGTATTCATACACCCCGTGAGCGGCCCCCCCGTGGGGTTCGGGCTGTGGCTCGCGCTCTGGTTGTGCATGCCCACGTCTTGGCCGCTCCTCAGGCGGATGGCGTATATGCCGGCGCTCGGCGCGGCATTCATGATCGGAGCATCCTTCTATTTTGTGGGGCATCGCTACTGCGCGGTGCCGCCTGAAGAGTTCGATTCCTATTATGCGTTGTGCGTGGCGGCTCACAATGTCGCGAATATGTCCCTCCGCGCGCCGTTTGACCTCTTTGTCCGCCTCCTGCCGTTGGAGTGCTACTTCTCGCTCGTGCTCGCCGTCGGCTCATGGCTGCTCCTCTATCGCCTGAGGCGTCGGGTGCCAGAGGGTTGTCTTACGGTTTTGACCTGGATCGGCGGGGTAATCATCTTTGTAGCGCTGTCGGAACTCTATATGTACGTACTTTATTCGCGCCACATCATTCCGCATGTGACCTGGTTCTGGCGGTCGTTGCGCTTTGTCTTCCCATGGCTGTACCTCTTCACGCTCTGGCCGCTCGCGGAGCTCTCATCGGTGTTCGCGGGGGGGGGATTCAGGAATCATCTACGGCGTGGCCTCATCTGCGCGATAGGAGCCCTCTTTGTCACGGCCTGGCTCTTCTCTTTTCCCCCCGAGATCAACACCCGGTGGTCGCCCAGCAGGTACAGCGAGGAACTGTACCGCGTACAATGGCACGGGCGATGTCCCGAGCGTGTCCTCTGGGATACAGTGCGGGATACCTTCGAGAATCGGGTGCCGCTGGGGAGCACGGTAATGGTCACCGACCCCACGATGGCGTGGATTTGCAGGTTTCACCTCCTGAAACCGGTCATATACTCCGCCACTGACGGCGGGTTCCTCGTACCGGTGAACAGGGACGCGGCGCGTGCCTGGTATGGGAAACGGGAAGAATTCCAGTCGATTACTCGGATCGCGAAACCGCGGGAAAAGCTCCGAAGACTGGTGGCGATGGCGCGGCGCTACGGCGCCGCAGTAATCCTCACCGATACCCACTTTATCGTATGCCCGGGCACACCGCATACCCTCTTCCCGAATTCGCTGGATGAGGCATTCTTGGAGAGCCTAGGCATCAGACAGATGGGCGCATGGGGCGGTCTCCGGCTCTACGGGGTCGACCGCACCGGCAGGGGAAGAGGGTGAGGAGCGGCGGCACCCTCTTCTCGGGATGAAAGTCTATCTTGCTCAGAGGACACCCGCGAGATATACTAATCACACCAATGCGCCGGTTTTGTAGCTCAAATGCCGCGAGATATCTATAACCCAGCCCTGCGACGGAATACAATGAATATAGTGCTCATAAATCCACCCATCCTTGTAGATGAGGTAATGCGCGATTTTAAGAAATTTGAGCGCATGCGGGGAATTTACCCCCCGCTGGGGCCCTTGTATATTGCTGCGATAGTAGAGCAGATGGGGCACGAGGTGATTGTGATAGATTGCGATGCCGAGGAAAAACACATGCAGCGTATAAGGAATGTGTGTGAATCGCTGCATCCGGATGTGGTTGGCTTTTATGCATTCACATGGAACTACCGCGGCGCGGCACAGCTGGCAGCCTTTGTCAGATCCATCTGTCCGAAGGTGAAGACGATTATCGGCGGCCCCAACGCCACGTCATTCCCTGAAGAATCGCTCCGGTCAGGCGAATTTGACATTGCTGTCATGGGGGAGGGAGAGGAGACTGTAAAGGAACTCCTCGATGCCCTGAAGGACGGAAGGTCCCTTCACGGTGTCGCGGGTATTGCTTTCAAAGAGGGGGAGAGAGTCGTCAAAACCACGCCCCGTGAGTTTATCATTGACCTGGACTCCATACCGTTCCCCGGTCGACATTTCGTTCCCATGGGCCGCTATTTTGATGTATTTACCCGGGCGCGGAGATTCGCCACGATGATCGCCACGCGGGGCTGCCCGTTCCAGTGCACATTCTGCAACCGGAATGCCAGGCTCGGCCGCGTGCTGCGGGCGCGCTCGCCAGACAATGTTGTCGCCGAGATGAAAAAGCTCCGGAACGACTATGCGGTACGGGAGGTAATGTTTTTTGATGATAATTTTATTCTCGATAAATCTTGGGCTTATGATTTCTGTAGAGCCATCGAGGATGCAGGCCTCGATATGCTGTGGGAAATACGGACGCGTGTGGATACCGTTGATGAAGAGATTTTAAAGGCTCTCAAAAGCGCAGGATGTTACAGGATCAGGTTCGGCTTCGAGGCGGGGGACAACCAGATACTGAAGAATATGAAAAAGGGTATCACTGTGGAACAGTCCCTCGAGTGCGCGCGCCTATGTCACAAGATCGGGATCGAGATGTTCGGCTATTTCATCCTCGGCGCCCCCGGCGAGACCGAAGCGACAATGGAGAAGACCGTCAACCTTGCCATTACGATTGAGCCCCGCTTTGCTTTGTTCAGTAAATTTGTCCCGTACCCCTGTACCGAGGCGTTCGATTGGGCTGTCGCGAACGGCTACATCGAAAAGAACTACTGGGTAGATTTTCTCGCAGGACGGGACCTTGATTCTCACCCCGCGTTGGATCAGAAGCAGCTTCCAGCGAAAATTGTTGAGGAATATCTCAACATGGCCAACAGGAGATTTTATTTCAGGCCGGGGTATCTCTTTAGTATGCTCAAGGAGATTAAGAATCCCTCGCGGTTCTGTCAGCATCTCAGGATTGCCCGCAGCCTTCTGTAAAATGGATGCATCGCTTGTATGAATAGGCATGCGTTACACATTTTTTTGATAGTTTGCATTTTGTTTATTCTCCCGCTCATTTACTACGGCTGGGGCTTTCCCTTTACCGAGTTGCTTGAGCCGGCAGAACCGG
Coding sequences:
- a CDS encoding radical SAM protein, with translation MNIVLINPPILVDEVMRDFKKFERMRGIYPPLGPLYIAAIVEQMGHEVIVIDCDAEEKHMQRIRNVCESLHPDVVGFYAFTWNYRGAAQLAAFVRSICPKVKTIIGGPNATSFPEESLRSGEFDIAVMGEGEETVKELLDALKDGRSLHGVAGIAFKEGERVVKTTPREFIIDLDSIPFPGRHFVPMGRYFDVFTRARRFATMIATRGCPFQCTFCNRNARLGRVLRARSPDNVVAEMKKLRNDYAVREVMFFDDNFILDKSWAYDFCRAIEDAGLDMLWEIRTRVDTVDEEILKALKSAGCYRIRFGFEAGDNQILKNMKKGITVEQSLECARLCHKIGIEMFGYFILGAPGETEATMEKTVNLAITIEPRFALFSKFVPYPCTEAFDWAVANGYIEKNYWVDFLAGRDLDSHPALDQKQLPAKIVEEYLNMANRRFYFRPGYLFSMLKEIKNPSRFCQHLRIARSLL
- a CDS encoding glycosyltransferase family 39 protein yields the protein MKPSRMLIAAGLVAALAFVEALHAVRYIRLDNDGMRFALVADQILAGRGLRSPLIPFSLRPDSLGTVLYTEQGPFLSILYAVMGGVRPGRVWPGQILNLCAHLATSLFSFLIARRIAGNIAGVAAGIVIAVSYPLLDPVGQFWSEAVYIAFAMMTVGMLQAAREENRGWRSFVGSGIAAACAYATRFIGCALLPIFFWESLFSWRRTGRRAAVRTILLTVPLPLLVITVLLTRNCVLMGSIRGVWFPHTERSWSETLRGIIEMNREQFDISIPGVRVTLAFLLLIIPGAALLWPPGGALRIARLFARGLDLVLITIVCYTAALAHALADTQPNYEIRYVAPLTPLLWITAIVVIARGWNCLTQRGMRRLASAGIALSLILIIIGETERSWRLLPHHAPSGDYGFESGACQWVVAHNRKGSLVVTNTPCMLAFFSGIHTVGLPLRHPWLAFEKVPNDLERVLPEKMKEIGAEYLLLFRAIDGLPREEWSGVENGLPEDVWGRFISDLSRPLAGEKVKGFFVKVYECHEGVVYRMTER